In one Pseudomonas fitomaticsae genomic region, the following are encoded:
- a CDS encoding RHS repeat-associated core domain-containing protein: MDRVAFVDNQLNTFKDSLKLYQEQTKTWYANVADKASRAADLPSLLGMERVIKVGNTSKSVSMTDGDFTSNVAQCPLKGPLLIESKFESVYDIPVGDIEVEIVAVEGGAVSKVKLDQQGKASWTGGIPGKFYKIRVHNEVTPAQIDALFSSYSGVTADLEGFLRKEWAGFKPQWSNLSASGTAMAIGNGILEGGWEAIKGVWDGISLVLDILQDPKKFAKDLGAGVQDLIKVAESSPDIMKKAMLLASDEAALFLLVRSAVIWLAGLPPMKMAGDVAKMTTAIVVGIAIDIVIGVVLTIAAEGTGVIYLAARLKKYGELVINAVTSFVKSLFKIINGFMEYVAKYTAVAARGVTAKVRNGVSQLRFDGKKNARLGKGEVGDDASKQAKTPAEKSAEPASKTCTDKCPVSMVTGEELLTLSDGRLDGLLPFEWTRLYRTSAVEIDCGLGYGWSHALAHRIEIVGDEVIWTDHENRSTPFPLPSEQRPAITNSLSRAAIFLGDDPSELVLAQAGKRPSFYHFRFNSKGATLIAISDSYGNRLHITRDIHGRIKRLDNGAGRALLLRYDRKHIVAVDYQQFLPADNLEDAWNTVQTLVTYTYDAQHRLIEAKNAAGEAERYRYNDEHVILERQLAGGASFFWEWENEGKLARCVHHWANFSQMDARYAWDDKGSVTVTNADGSEEVYTHDDQARLISKIDPDGAEHLKAYNDKGQLVAEKDPLGAVTEYRYDDNGLMIAVIPPEDEAITYEYSNGFVSDVHRGKASWKYQRNRQGDVTQQIDPDGNSTFYSYDRQGRLLEIRHPDGSRHLLGWNNLGQLLEERLPDGGQRKYRYDALGRQITRQEESGTITQYQWDTANRLAQITLPGGATRAFTYNAYGNVTAERDELGRVTRYEYADNLHLVSRRINPDGSQLRYRYDNSRLLLTQIENERGEHYNLDYFPNGLIQQETGFDGRRTAYEYDLNGQLLKKTEFGDDGSELVTEYQRDAAGRLLVKTLPDGEEIHYSYDALGRLVNVDDGHWPLAYEYDLQDRLVTEHQGWGTLRYEYDSVGQLKHCRLPDGSKLDYRHQPGGTLSGIDLNGSRLTSHQFSGGREQQRQQGLLLSQYQYDEQGRLQAHSVSQREKNLFQRRYNYDANGNLAGIDDSRKGSRSYHYDPLDRLISVRGSTPESFAHDPAGNLLGQNNEGTANLANVKGNRLLMQGDRHYDYDAFGNLIRERRGAGQKLVTEYRYDCQHRLIGASLPGGSTASYKYDAFGRRIEKTVDGHTTEFLWQGERLIAESADNRYRSYIYEPGTFRPLAMLDGEGPRKATPFYYQLDHLGTPQELTDYSGEIMWSAKYRAYGNLAALDVSEIDNPLRFQGQYFDAETGLHYNRHRYYNPGTGRFLTPDPIKLAGGLNNYQYVPNPTGWVDPLGLNGCPPDGDGQGNPTAPTEKARVDTKEPSAPDIPWSNGSVKRASDALDRGATSVTVNSRAEAEELFLGKYVGQGYRNAEEFNSATAKTHFRKTKEPEKYYHWDDTPVSDIKTRKVTMANHDPSDPHGDHPHLQLHPVKGEVIRIYWPNQFEGQK, from the coding sequence ATGGATCGCGTTGCCTTTGTTGACAACCAACTGAACACCTTCAAGGACAGTCTGAAGCTGTATCAGGAACAGACCAAAACCTGGTACGCCAACGTCGCGGACAAAGCCAGCCGAGCGGCTGACCTCCCTTCCCTGCTGGGCATGGAGCGAGTCATCAAGGTTGGCAACACCAGCAAATCGGTGAGCATGACCGACGGCGACTTCACTTCGAACGTGGCTCAGTGCCCGTTGAAGGGACCGCTGCTGATCGAGAGCAAGTTCGAGTCGGTTTATGACATCCCTGTAGGCGATATCGAAGTCGAGATCGTCGCGGTGGAAGGTGGTGCAGTCAGCAAGGTCAAACTCGATCAACAAGGCAAAGCCAGCTGGACCGGTGGGATTCCCGGCAAGTTCTACAAAATCCGTGTTCACAACGAAGTGACACCCGCGCAGATCGACGCTCTGTTCAGCTCCTACAGCGGCGTGACAGCGGACCTCGAAGGTTTCCTGCGCAAGGAGTGGGCCGGCTTCAAGCCGCAATGGTCGAATCTGTCGGCCTCGGGCACAGCGATGGCGATCGGCAACGGCATTCTTGAAGGTGGCTGGGAGGCCATCAAAGGCGTGTGGGATGGCATCAGTCTGGTGCTCGACATTCTGCAAGACCCCAAGAAGTTTGCAAAAGATCTCGGTGCCGGCGTCCAGGACCTGATCAAAGTCGCCGAAAGTTCGCCAGACATCATGAAAAAAGCCATGTTGCTGGCCAGCGACGAAGCCGCTTTGTTCCTGCTGGTACGCAGTGCCGTGATCTGGCTGGCAGGCTTGCCGCCAATGAAAATGGCCGGCGACGTTGCGAAAATGACCACGGCCATTGTCGTCGGCATCGCGATCGACATCGTGATTGGCGTGGTACTGACCATTGCGGCTGAAGGCACAGGGGTTATCTACCTCGCCGCCAGACTGAAGAAGTACGGTGAGCTTGTCATCAATGCTGTCACCAGCTTCGTGAAGTCGCTGTTCAAAATCATCAATGGCTTTATGGAGTACGTCGCCAAATACACTGCCGTTGCGGCACGTGGGGTGACGGCGAAGGTGAGAAACGGCGTCTCTCAGCTGCGATTCGACGGGAAAAAGAACGCAAGGCTGGGTAAAGGCGAAGTTGGTGATGACGCTTCAAAACAGGCAAAGACGCCTGCGGAAAAGAGCGCCGAACCGGCCTCCAAGACCTGCACCGACAAATGTCCTGTTTCCATGGTCACTGGCGAAGAGCTGCTCACACTGAGCGACGGACGACTCGACGGTCTGCTGCCGTTTGAATGGACACGCCTGTACAGAACCAGCGCCGTGGAAATCGACTGTGGCTTGGGATACGGATGGAGTCACGCCCTTGCTCACCGCATTGAAATCGTGGGCGATGAAGTCATCTGGACCGACCACGAAAACCGTTCCACACCGTTCCCGCTTCCAAGCGAACAGCGCCCGGCGATCACCAACAGCCTCTCGCGTGCAGCCATTTTCCTCGGCGATGACCCGTCAGAACTGGTACTGGCCCAAGCCGGCAAACGCCCATCGTTCTACCACTTCCGATTCAACAGCAAAGGCGCAACTCTGATCGCCATCAGCGACAGCTATGGCAATCGCCTGCACATCACACGGGACATCCACGGGCGGATTAAACGCCTCGACAACGGCGCAGGTCGTGCCCTGCTTTTACGCTACGACCGCAAACACATTGTCGCGGTCGACTATCAGCAGTTTCTTCCAGCGGACAATCTTGAGGACGCCTGGAACACCGTCCAGACGCTGGTCACCTACACCTATGACGCGCAGCATCGGCTGATTGAGGCGAAGAACGCTGCCGGGGAAGCCGAGCGTTATCGCTACAACGATGAACATGTGATTCTGGAACGGCAACTGGCCGGTGGCGCGAGCTTCTTCTGGGAGTGGGAGAACGAAGGCAAACTGGCTCGTTGCGTCCACCACTGGGCAAACTTCTCGCAGATGGACGCGCGCTACGCCTGGGATGACAAAGGCAGCGTGACCGTTACCAATGCCGATGGCAGCGAAGAGGTTTACACCCACGACGATCAGGCGCGATTGATCAGCAAGATCGATCCGGATGGTGCCGAGCACCTCAAGGCCTATAACGACAAAGGCCAATTGGTCGCGGAAAAGGATCCTCTCGGCGCCGTGACCGAATACCGGTACGACGACAATGGATTGATGATCGCCGTTATCCCTCCTGAAGATGAGGCCATCACCTACGAATACAGCAACGGTTTCGTCAGCGATGTTCATCGCGGCAAAGCCAGCTGGAAGTATCAACGCAACAGACAGGGCGATGTTACCCAGCAGATCGACCCGGACGGAAATTCGACGTTTTACAGCTACGACCGTCAAGGACGTTTGCTGGAGATCCGTCACCCGGATGGCAGCCGCCACCTACTGGGCTGGAACAACCTCGGTCAATTGCTTGAAGAACGCCTGCCCGACGGCGGTCAACGCAAATATCGCTACGACGCGCTGGGGCGGCAGATTACTCGGCAAGAAGAGTCCGGGACCATCACCCAGTACCAATGGGATACCGCCAACCGCCTTGCACAAATTACCCTGCCGGGCGGCGCAACACGCGCGTTTACCTACAACGCCTACGGCAATGTCACGGCCGAACGCGACGAACTCGGCCGCGTCACCCGTTACGAATATGCCGACAACCTGCACCTTGTCAGCCGTCGCATCAATCCTGACGGCAGTCAGCTGCGCTACCGCTACGACAACTCGCGCCTGCTGCTGACGCAAATCGAAAACGAGCGCGGCGAACACTACAACCTCGACTACTTCCCGAATGGCCTGATCCAACAGGAAACCGGCTTCGACGGTCGTCGCACCGCATACGAATACGATCTCAACGGCCAATTGCTGAAGAAAACCGAATTCGGCGATGACGGCAGCGAGTTGGTGACTGAATACCAACGCGATGCTGCTGGCAGGCTTCTGGTGAAGACCCTTCCCGACGGCGAAGAAATCCATTACAGCTACGACGCCCTCGGCCGCCTGGTCAACGTCGACGACGGACACTGGCCACTCGCCTACGAATACGACCTGCAAGATCGCCTTGTCACCGAACACCAGGGCTGGGGCACCTTGCGCTATGAGTACGACAGCGTTGGCCAGCTCAAGCACTGTCGCTTGCCCGATGGCAGCAAACTCGACTACCGCCACCAACCCGGCGGTACGCTCAGCGGCATCGACCTCAACGGCTCACGCCTGACGTCTCACCAGTTCAGCGGTGGTCGCGAACAGCAACGGCAGCAAGGCCTGTTGCTCAGCCAATATCAATATGACGAACAGGGCCGCTTGCAGGCCCACAGCGTCAGCCAGCGCGAGAAAAACCTGTTCCAGCGCCGCTACAACTACGACGCAAACGGCAACCTCGCCGGAATCGACGACAGCCGCAAAGGCAGCCGCAGCTACCACTACGACCCGCTCGATCGCTTGATCAGCGTTCGTGGCTCGACACCGGAAAGCTTTGCTCATGATCCGGCCGGTAACCTGCTCGGCCAGAACAACGAAGGCACAGCCAACCTCGCCAACGTCAAAGGCAACCGCCTGCTGATGCAGGGTGATCGCCATTACGACTACGACGCCTTTGGCAACCTGATTCGCGAACGCCGTGGCGCTGGCCAGAAACTCGTCACTGAATACCGCTACGACTGTCAGCATCGACTGATCGGCGCGAGCCTGCCGGGTGGCAGCACCGCGTCCTACAAGTACGACGCTTTCGGTCGCCGCATCGAGAAAACCGTCGACGGCCACACAACCGAATTCTTGTGGCAAGGCGAACGCCTGATCGCTGAAAGCGCTGACAATCGTTACCGCAGCTATATCTATGAACCGGGCACATTCCGCCCTCTTGCCATGCTCGATGGTGAAGGGCCTCGCAAGGCGACCCCGTTCTATTACCAGCTCGATCATCTGGGCACGCCGCAGGAACTCACTGACTACAGTGGCGAGATCATGTGGTCCGCGAAGTACCGCGCCTACGGCAACCTCGCGGCGCTGGATGTCAGCGAAATCGATAATCCGTTGCGCTTCCAGGGTCAGTATTTCGACGCAGAGACGGGCCTACACTACAACCGTCATCGCTACTACAATCCGGGGACTGGGCGTTTTCTGACTCCGGATCCGATCAAGCTTGCGGGTGGGTTGAATAACTACCAGTACGTGCCCAACCCTACGGGGTGGGTGGATCCGCTGGGTTTGAATGGATGCCCACCAGATGGAGATGGTCAAGGAAACCCAACTGCACCAACAGAGAAGGCGCGAGTCGATACGAAAGAACCTTCGGCACCCGATATCCCGTGGTCGAATGGTTCTGTAAAAAGGGCATCAGACGCACTTGATCGAGGTGCTACCTCCGTCACCGTGAACAGCAGAGCTGAAGCTGAAGAGCTATTTTTAGGGAAATATGTAGGCCAAGGATATAGAAACGCCGAAGAATTCAACTCTGCGACTGCCAAAACGCATTTTAGAAAAACAAAAGAACCCGAAAAATACTATCACTGGGATGACACACCGGTTTCAGACATTAAGACAAGAAAGGTCACAATGGCGAATCACGACCCGAGCGACCCACATGGTGATCATCCACATTTGCAGCTTCACCCTGTGAAAGGGGAAGTTATAAGAATCTATTGGCCAAACCAATTTGAAGGACAAAAATGA
- a CDS encoding DUF4123 domain-containing protein — protein sequence MTPKDWLAQQPLQKDERLYLVISAASDADALKTLYQSEPSVQAIPVWGGTPYSTWQPVMPYVAELKANSAFLPWITETDALDWGWLAVSRSEPNEVFEHLRSLTQVKMPDGTEVFFRFWDGRHIYPILEGLGETAGEVLPVFERYLINGRSLEVGPRVVPKARDWPWWKVPKKLLDQLAKEDHTTLIGNLMQWLEEVRPDLYSAWPENNLKLKITRFVRRPDAPDNLKEALLNHLILEQG from the coding sequence ATGACACCCAAGGATTGGCTGGCACAACAGCCGCTGCAGAAAGACGAACGTCTGTATCTGGTCATCAGCGCCGCCAGTGATGCCGACGCGCTCAAGACCCTGTATCAGAGCGAACCGTCCGTCCAGGCCATTCCCGTCTGGGGCGGAACGCCCTACTCCACCTGGCAACCGGTGATGCCATACGTCGCCGAACTCAAGGCCAACTCGGCCTTCCTGCCCTGGATCACCGAAACCGACGCCCTCGACTGGGGCTGGCTGGCGGTCTCCCGCTCGGAGCCCAACGAAGTCTTCGAACATTTGCGCAGTTTGACCCAGGTGAAGATGCCGGACGGGACCGAGGTGTTTTTCCGGTTCTGGGATGGGCGGCATATCTATCCGATTCTTGAAGGGCTGGGTGAGACGGCTGGGGAAGTGCTGCCGGTGTTTGAGCGGTATCTGATCAATGGGCGGAGCCTGGAAGTCGGGCCGAGAGTGGTGCCGAAGGCGAGGGATTGGCCTTGGTGGAAGGTGCCGAAGAAGCTGCTGGATCAGTTGGCGAAAGAGGATCACACGACGCTGATCGGCAACTTGATGCAATGGCTCGAAGAAGTACGCCCGGACCTCTACAGCGCGTGGCCCGAAAACAACCTGAAACTGAAAATCACCCGTTTCGTGCGTCGCCCGGATGCTCCGGACAACCTTAAAGAAGCACTGTTAAACCACCTGATTCTGGAGCAAGGCTGA
- the tssI gene encoding type VI secretion system Vgr family protein codes for MFAPANETHFALTIEGLSADFQVFTLTGREAVSQPFVFEVELVSEQPSLDLETLLHKPAFLQLSPDGSGIHGLIYRAAQGDSGKRLTRYSVTLRPQLAYLAHRVNQRIFQNLSVPKIIGKVLEEHGIQGNAYEFQTGSIYPDRLYCVQYDESDLHFIQRLCEEEGIHYHFQHSATAHKLVFGDDQTVFHKLAPVAYQQDSGMVASDPVIKRFDLRLETRTSRTTRRDYDFEKPRITLESENRGDALPDLEDYDYPGRFVDRERGKHLAKRALERHRSDFQLAEGRSDQPLLVSGHFLALKEHPKAKWNDLWLLTEVHHEGKQPQVLEESVTSDTTALKDDFHQGYRNRFQATPWDVPNRPPLRHPKPRILGSQSAVVTGPKGEEIHCDEYGRVKVQFHWDRDGLADDKTSCWLRVSSAWAGAQYGGIAIPRIGMEVLVTFLEGDPDQPLISGCLYHKENTVPYALPANKTRTTFKTLTSMGGGGFNELRIEDKKGQEQIFLHAQRDWDENIEHDQKIRVGNERHDVVEKNSYTEFKAEEHHTVYEDRKVEARANDHLTVGVNQHIKIGTGQFIDAGQEIHLSSGMKVVLEAGAELTLVGGGSFIKIDGGGVTMSGPAININSGGGPGSGTGAAPLMPGVLKQADADKAGAVLTPAQINTLKRNAPFCEECEKCKAGACAI; via the coding sequence ATGTTCGCGCCGGCCAATGAAACCCACTTTGCCCTGACCATCGAAGGTCTTTCCGCCGATTTCCAGGTGTTTACCCTCACCGGTCGGGAAGCCGTCAGCCAGCCTTTCGTATTCGAGGTGGAGCTGGTCAGTGAGCAGCCGTCGCTGGACCTCGAAACCCTGCTGCACAAACCGGCCTTCCTGCAACTGTCGCCCGACGGCAGCGGCATCCACGGCCTGATCTACCGCGCCGCGCAAGGCGATTCCGGCAAGCGCCTGACGCGTTACTCCGTGACCCTGCGCCCGCAACTCGCGTACCTCGCGCACCGGGTCAACCAGCGGATCTTCCAGAACCTCAGCGTGCCGAAAATCATCGGCAAGGTCCTTGAAGAACACGGTATCCAGGGCAACGCCTATGAATTCCAGACCGGTTCGATCTACCCCGATCGCCTCTACTGCGTGCAGTACGACGAATCGGACCTGCATTTCATCCAGCGCCTGTGCGAAGAAGAAGGCATTCACTACCACTTCCAGCACAGCGCCACGGCGCACAAACTGGTGTTCGGCGATGACCAGACGGTGTTCCACAAACTGGCGCCGGTGGCCTATCAGCAGGACTCCGGCATGGTCGCCAGCGACCCGGTGATCAAGCGCTTCGACCTGCGCCTGGAAACCCGCACCAGCCGCACCACCCGCCGCGACTACGACTTCGAAAAACCGCGCATCACCCTCGAAAGCGAAAACCGCGGCGACGCCCTGCCCGACCTCGAGGACTACGACTACCCGGGCCGTTTCGTCGACCGCGAACGCGGCAAACACCTGGCCAAACGCGCCCTTGAGCGCCACCGCAGCGACTTCCAGCTCGCCGAGGGTCGCAGCGACCAGCCGTTGCTGGTCAGCGGCCATTTCCTCGCGCTGAAAGAACACCCGAAAGCCAAGTGGAACGACCTCTGGCTGCTGACCGAAGTCCATCACGAAGGCAAGCAGCCGCAGGTGTTGGAAGAGTCGGTCACCAGTGACACCACCGCGCTGAAAGACGATTTCCACCAGGGCTACCGCAACCGCTTTCAGGCCACCCCATGGGACGTGCCGAACCGCCCGCCCCTGCGCCACCCGAAACCGCGCATCCTCGGCAGCCAGAGCGCCGTGGTCACCGGGCCCAAGGGTGAAGAAATCCACTGCGACGAATACGGCCGCGTCAAAGTCCAGTTCCATTGGGACCGCGACGGCCTCGCCGACGACAAGACCAGCTGCTGGCTGCGCGTCTCCAGCGCCTGGGCCGGCGCCCAGTACGGCGGCATCGCCATCCCGCGCATCGGCATGGAAGTGCTGGTGACCTTCCTTGAAGGCGACCCCGACCAGCCGCTGATCAGCGGCTGCCTGTACCACAAGGAAAACACCGTCCCCTACGCGCTGCCGGCGAACAAGACGCGCACCACCTTCAAGACCCTGACTTCGATGGGTGGCGGCGGCTTCAACGAACTGCGCATCGAAGACAAGAAAGGCCAGGAGCAGATCTTCCTGCACGCCCAGCGCGACTGGGACGAGAACATCGAACACGACCAGAAAATCCGCGTCGGCAACGAACGCCACGACGTCGTGGAAAAGAACAGCTACACGGAATTCAAGGCCGAAGAACACCACACGGTTTATGAAGACCGCAAAGTCGAAGCACGGGCCAACGACCACCTGACCGTGGGCGTGAACCAGCACATCAAGATCGGCACCGGGCAATTCATCGACGCGGGGCAGGAAATTCACCTGAGCAGCGGGATGAAGGTGGTGCTGGAGGCTGGGGCTGAACTGACGCTGGTCGGTGGCGGCAGCTTCATCAAGATCGATGGCGGCGGCGTGACCATGAGCGGGCCGGCGATCAACATCAACTCGGGTGGTGGACCGGGGAGTGGCACGGGGGCGGCGCCGTTGATGCCGGGTGTGCTGAAGCAGGCGGATGCCGACAAGGCTGGCGCCGTGCTGACACCGGCGCAAATCAATACCCTCAAACGTAATGCGCCGTTTTGTGAAGAGTGTGAGAAGTGTAAGGCAGGTGCCTGTGCCATCTAA
- a CDS encoding Hcp family type VI secretion system effector, with amino-acid sequence MATPAYMSVTGEKQGLITAGAFTADSVGNTYQEGHEDQVMVQAFTHDVIIPRDPQSGQPTGQRVHKPVVITKVYDKASPLLQAALTSGERMSEIVIQWYRTSAQGTQEHYYTTKLEDAIIVAINNKMHNCQDPGNAHFTHLEEVQFTYRKITWTHEVSGTSGSDDWRAPVV; translated from the coding sequence ATGGCAACACCAGCGTACATGTCGGTTACCGGCGAAAAACAAGGCCTGATCACTGCCGGCGCCTTCACTGCCGACTCCGTTGGCAACACCTACCAGGAAGGCCACGAAGACCAGGTCATGGTTCAGGCTTTCACCCACGACGTGATCATCCCGCGTGACCCGCAATCCGGTCAGCCAACCGGTCAGCGCGTGCACAAGCCAGTTGTGATCACCAAGGTCTACGACAAGGCTTCGCCACTGCTGCAAGCAGCTCTGACTTCCGGCGAGCGCATGAGCGAAATCGTTATCCAGTGGTACCGCACTTCGGCTCAAGGTACCCAAGAGCACTACTACACCACCAAACTGGAAGACGCGATCATCGTCGCCATCAACAACAAAATGCACAACTGCCAGGATCCAGGCAACGCGCACTTCACCCACCTGGAAGAAGTGCAGTTCACCTACCGCAAAATCACCTGGACCCACGAAGTATCCGGTACTTCGGGTTCCGATGACTGGCGTGCTCCAGTCGTTTAA
- the hglS gene encoding 2-oxoadipate dioxygenase/decarboxylase HglS yields MTVQPFVSPDLIRQRFSKAMSDMYREEVPLYGALMELVEQTNRDVLAREPQIASQLHSTGEIQRLDMERHGAIRVGTATELATLARLFAVMGMQPVGYYDLTPAGVPVHSTAFRAVHEDALQVSPFRVFTSLLRLELIEDPELRAFAASVLDKRSIFTPSALRLIEQAESAGGLNESDAGEFVLQALETFRWHHSATVTAAQYQTLSAQHRLIADVVAFKGPHINHLTPRTLDIDIVQAQMPLHGITPKAVIEGPPRRQHPILLRQTSFKALDEPIAFTDQTQTRGSHSARFGEIEQRGAALTPKGRALYDRLLNAARDELGDFPNEGNASRYNALMTQHFSEFPDSLEGMRKQELAYFRYFVTDKGLAASRPAEVSLQALLRDGYVKAEPLVYEDFLPVSAAGIFQSNLGDAAQAHYGEHSNRQAFEQALGRSTIDELRLYAETQQRSIEDCLAVLTR; encoded by the coding sequence ATGACCGTGCAGCCTTTCGTCAGCCCCGACCTGATCCGCCAACGCTTCTCCAAAGCGATGTCCGACATGTACCGCGAAGAAGTGCCGCTGTACGGCGCATTGATGGAACTGGTGGAACAGACCAACCGCGACGTGCTGGCACGCGAGCCGCAAATCGCCAGTCAATTGCACAGTACTGGCGAGATCCAACGGCTGGACATGGAGCGCCACGGCGCAATCCGCGTCGGCACCGCCACCGAACTGGCCACCCTCGCCCGCCTGTTTGCGGTGATGGGCATGCAGCCCGTGGGTTATTACGACCTGACCCCAGCCGGGGTGCCGGTGCATTCCACAGCGTTTCGCGCGGTGCATGAAGATGCGCTGCAGGTCAGCCCGTTCCGGGTGTTCACTTCATTGCTGCGACTGGAATTGATTGAAGACCCTGAACTGCGAGCCTTTGCTGCATCGGTGCTGGATAAGCGTTCGATCTTTACGCCATCGGCGCTAAGGCTAATCGAACAGGCCGAGTCCGCTGGCGGGCTGAATGAATCCGACGCCGGGGAATTTGTCCTGCAAGCGCTGGAGACATTTCGCTGGCACCACAGCGCCACGGTCACCGCCGCGCAGTACCAGACCCTCAGCGCCCAGCATCGTCTGATTGCCGATGTCGTGGCGTTCAAAGGCCCGCACATCAACCACCTGACACCGCGTACGCTGGACATCGACATTGTTCAGGCGCAGATGCCGCTGCATGGCATCACCCCCAAAGCGGTGATCGAAGGCCCGCCGCGCCGGCAGCATCCGATCCTGTTGCGTCAAACCAGTTTCAAGGCGCTGGACGAGCCAATCGCCTTCACCGACCAGACGCAAACCCGCGGCAGCCACAGCGCCCGCTTCGGCGAAATTGAACAACGCGGCGCGGCGCTGACACCCAAGGGCCGGGCGTTGTACGACCGACTGCTGAATGCGGCGCGAGATGAGTTGGGCGACTTCCCCAACGAAGGCAATGCCTCACGCTACAACGCGCTGATGACTCAGCACTTCAGCGAATTTCCTGACAGCCTCGAAGGCATGCGCAAGCAGGAATTGGCGTACTTCCGTTATTTCGTGACAGACAAAGGGCTTGCGGCGAGTCGTCCCGCTGAGGTTTCGCTGCAAGCTTTGTTGCGCGACGGCTATGTGAAAGCCGAACCGCTGGTGTACGAAGATTTCCTGCCGGTGAGTGCGGCGGGGATTTTTCAGTCGAACCTGGGGGATGCGGCGCAGGCGCACTATGGCGAGCACTCCAACCGACAGGCATTCGAGCAGGCGCTGGGGCGTTCGACCATTGATGAATTGAGGTTGTACGCCGAGACGCAGCAACGCTCGATTGAAGACTGCCTTGCGGTGTTGACTCGATAA
- a CDS encoding alpha/beta fold hydrolase — protein sequence MLLLFVALAVFVAWSWLSYPAVGHWLYDLSAALEAKLYRLHKIEVPIAEMTVSTWQGGPYEASSSILMLHGYSAEKNLWLRFARHFVGQYRVIIPDLAGHGETGFKAGGGYDIPVQAKRMIQLLDVCGVEKVHVIGNSMGGYIAAWLAATYPDRIASVALIDPAGVTAPEASDMERHLARGHNPFLINSREEFRRFYAMTMASPPWVPGLVLDAIAQRYEQCRDELEEIFRDFRASPPMEPKLPDIKCPALLLWGRKDRLIDVSSVPVWSKGISNLRVDVWDGVGHMPMVEQPSNTARLYREFLGENLRQDR from the coding sequence ATGCTTTTGCTGTTTGTCGCCCTCGCGGTTTTCGTGGCCTGGAGCTGGTTGAGTTACCCGGCGGTCGGCCACTGGCTCTACGATCTGAGTGCGGCCCTGGAGGCCAAGCTGTACCGGCTGCACAAGATTGAAGTGCCGATTGCCGAAATGACCGTGTCGACCTGGCAAGGCGGGCCTTATGAAGCGTCGAGCAGCATTTTGATGCTGCACGGCTACAGTGCCGAAAAGAATCTGTGGCTGCGCTTCGCCCGGCATTTCGTCGGCCAGTACCGGGTGATCATCCCGGATCTGGCCGGCCACGGCGAAACCGGCTTCAAGGCCGGCGGTGGCTACGACATTCCGGTGCAGGCCAAACGCATGATCCAGTTGCTTGATGTCTGCGGCGTCGAGAAAGTCCACGTGATCGGCAACTCCATGGGCGGCTACATCGCCGCGTGGCTGGCGGCGACCTACCCGGATCGCATCGCTTCGGTGGCGCTGATCGACCCGGCCGGCGTCACTGCGCCCGAGGCCAGCGACATGGAGCGCCACCTGGCCCGTGGGCACAATCCGTTCCTGATCAATTCCCGGGAAGAATTCCGACGCTTCTACGCCATGACCATGGCCTCGCCACCGTGGGTGCCCGGTCTGGTGCTGGATGCCATCGCCCAGCGCTACGAACAATGTCGCGATGAACTGGAAGAGATCTTCCGGGATTTTCGCGCCAGCCCGCCGATGGAGCCGAAACTGCCGGACATCAAATGCCCGGCGCTGTTGCTCTGGGGCCGCAAGGACCGGTTGATCGACGTCAGCAGCGTGCCGGTCTGGAGCAAAGGCATCAGCAATTTGCGGGTCGATGTCTGGGACGGCGTCGGCCATATGCCGATGGTCGAACAACCGTCGAACACCGCACGTCTGTATCGAGAGTTTCTGGGGGAAAATTTGCGTCAGGACAGGTAA